From Candidatus Pedobacter colombiensis, one genomic window encodes:
- a CDS encoding alpha/beta hydrolase — MSTIKVKDGTKIYYKDWGTGQPLFFHHGWPLSSDDWDGQMMFFLEQGFRVIAHDRRGHGRSSQTLNGHDMDTYAADVAELTQALDLKSAIHIGHSTGGGEVIRYVAKYGKGRVAKAVLISAVTPIMVQTANNPEGIPLTVFDEIREGTALHRAQYFMDFTLPFYGYNRDGAKISQGIRYNWWRQGMMGGVKAHVDCIKAFSETDFTEDLKNVDIPVLVMHGEDDQIVPFPITGAMAVKLLKNGKLISYPGFPHGMPTTEATTINKDLLAFIKS, encoded by the coding sequence ATGAGTACAATCAAAGTAAAAGACGGAACCAAAATTTATTACAAGGACTGGGGAACTGGTCAGCCTCTTTTTTTTCATCATGGCTGGCCTTTATCAAGTGATGATTGGGATGGACAAATGATGTTTTTCCTGGAACAGGGATTCAGAGTAATTGCCCACGATCGCAGGGGACATGGGAGATCTAGCCAAACGCTAAATGGACATGATATGGATACTTATGCAGCCGACGTAGCTGAATTGACCCAGGCACTGGATCTAAAGAGCGCGATTCATATTGGTCATTCTACGGGAGGTGGTGAGGTGATCCGCTATGTAGCCAAATATGGTAAAGGCCGCGTAGCTAAAGCAGTACTGATTAGTGCTGTTACTCCGATCATGGTGCAGACAGCAAATAATCCGGAGGGTATTCCTTTGACTGTATTTGATGAAATACGGGAAGGAACAGCATTACATAGAGCACAATATTTTATGGACTTTACCCTTCCGTTTTATGGATATAACCGCGATGGAGCAAAAATATCGCAAGGAATTAGGTACAATTGGTGGCGTCAGGGAATGATGGGTGGAGTAAAAGCACATGTGGATTGTATAAAGGCTTTTTCAGAAACAGATTTTACCGAAGATCTTAAAAATGTGGATATTCCTGTACTTGTGATGCATGGGGAAGACGACCAGATTGTTCCATTTCCAATTACCGGAGCAATGGCTGTAAAGCTTTTGAAAAATGGAAAATTGATTTCCTATCCGGGTTTCCCTCATGGAATGCCAACAACAGAAGCCACTACCATAAATAAGGACCTTTTGGCTTTCATCAAATCATAG
- a CDS encoding alpha/beta hydrolase, with product MKKQENKTGRYLLMTLAMLFIAWSTSFAQIKNVVLVHGAFADGSGWKGVYSILVKKGYHVTVLQEPMTSLEDDVKNLRHELDRLDGPCILVGHSYGGAVITEGGYHPKVAGLVYVAAFQPDQGESDLTLFQSAPVAPENAILPPDNAGVVYIDRARYHASFCADIPKAEAEFMADAQGQFAGKAFATPITDPAWKHLPSYACVATDDKMINPVIQRRIYERSKSKTTEIKGSHCIFISQPQAVAAWIIKAATELSAKN from the coding sequence ATGAAAAAACAAGAAAACAAAACCGGACGTTATCTATTGATGACGCTCGCAATGCTCTTTATCGCCTGGTCAACGTCATTCGCACAGATTAAGAATGTGGTACTTGTACACGGAGCATTCGCTGATGGCTCAGGTTGGAAAGGCGTTTACTCCATCCTTGTAAAAAAAGGTTACCATGTGACTGTCTTGCAGGAGCCGATGACCTCTTTAGAGGATGATGTCAAAAACTTACGCCACGAATTGGATCGGCTGGACGGTCCGTGTATCCTGGTCGGCCATTCTTATGGTGGAGCAGTCATCACAGAAGGAGGATACCATCCCAAAGTTGCAGGTCTGGTTTATGTCGCCGCCTTCCAGCCTGATCAAGGTGAGTCTGATCTCACATTATTCCAATCAGCACCTGTTGCACCCGAAAATGCCATATTGCCACCAGACAATGCAGGCGTTGTTTACATTGACAGGGCCAGATATCATGCCAGTTTCTGTGCAGACATTCCAAAAGCCGAGGCTGAGTTTATGGCTGATGCTCAAGGGCAATTCGCCGGAAAGGCTTTCGCCACTCCTATAACTGATCCGGCATGGAAGCACCTTCCGTCTTATGCCTGTGTTGCAACGGATGACAAAATGATCAACCCCGTAATCCAGCGCAGGATATATGAGCGTTCCAAATCCAAAACCACAGAGATCAAAGGCAGCCATTGCATTTTCATATCTCAACCACAGGCAGTAGCTGCCTGGATCATTAAAGCAGCAACGGAATTATCGGCAAAAAATTAA